A segment of the Oncorhynchus clarkii lewisi isolate Uvic-CL-2024 unplaced genomic scaffold, UVic_Ocla_1.0 unplaced_contig_9438_pilon_pilon, whole genome shotgun sequence genome:
taccttactgatgaGGACACTGTCCCCTGGGCTACTGTACCGAACTGATGAGGACGCTGATCTCCACCTGGactactgtaccttactgatgaGGACACTGAGCTACACCTGAACTAATGTACCTTACTGATGAGGACACTGCCCCCTGGactactgtaccttactgatgaggacactgagctccacctggactactgtaccttactgatgaggacactgagctccacctggactactgtaccttactgatgaggacactgagctccacctggactactgtaccttactgatgaGGACACAGAGCTccacctgaactactgtaccttactgatgaggacactgagctccacctggactactgtaccttactgatgaGGACACAGAGCTccacctgaactactgtaccttactgatgaGGGCACTGAGCTCCCCTGGACTGAGGTTGTTATAAACACCCGAAAAGATGGGGATGGAGATAATGATGTAGCTGAGGATACCTCCCAGGTAGTCAAAGGTGTTCACTCCAactgagagaggggaggacagcagaggagagaggaggagaggaggaggtgggtgggagaggaagagaggaggagaggacagcagaggagagaggaggagaggaggaggttggtgggagaggaagagaggaggagaggacagcagaggagagaggaggagaggaggaggtgggcgggagaggaagagaggaggagaggacagcagaggagagaggaggaggtgggcgggagaggaagagaggaggaaggacagcagaggagagaggaggagaggagggtgggagaggaagagagaatagggtggaggaggaggagaaaagagaggagaggagagttgtttAGATCCTACCGTTTGCATTAGGACAATTCTAGAGGTCTCAATTTCAGATGAAcggataattattattattattattttaaagacAATCAGTCagacgtacgtgtgtgtgtatgtgtgtgtgtgtgtgtccttactgtACAGCCAAAGTTCTTTGTTCATCAGACTCTTCTGGCAGCGCAGCAGCGTCtgcagtctcctgtctgtcctcatGTGTTCCACTTTGCCAGCTCTGTATTCAGGTTAAACAGCACAGACCACTACGTCTTAATGCATAGACACAAGACGGACAAATCATATCACGGTCCAACCCCCATGGGGCTGACTGACCTGTAGAAAGCGGCAGACTCTGCGTTGGACCGGATTTGCATGTGCTTGAACCTGGAAGTAAAAACCCAAAGTCACTTCATTGGTCACCtcacttttaaaaaaatgttaatgTGAAAGTTTATCCTGGCATGTCCCATATCCTACTTATCTATAATATTACCAGGTAACACAATTGGCAAGATGTTTGCTAACTACATTCAAACAAAGGGTGTACATATCATTCCTGTACCTGAAGTCTCCCTCCAGTTTCTCCTGTTCAAACAGAGTTGACACAATTGGCCCCATGAGGATTTTATTGGTGATAGTCCCGACTATGAAGTAGCCAAAGATACTAACAGGACCGATCCAGCCAGTGCtacagggatggagggggagataaGAGGGGGAGataagagggggaggagatgggggggggtgaagggagaagagatggagggggggtgaagggagaagagatggagaggggataagagggggaggagatgaagaggggataagggtgaagagatggagagggggatcagggagaagagatggagagggggataagggagaagagatggagagggggatacgagggggaggagatgaagaggggataagggtgaagagatggagggggggataCGAGGGGGAAGAGATGAAGAGGGGATAAgggtgaagagatggagggggggtgaagggagaagagatggagaggggataagagagggaggagatggagagggggataagggtgaagagatggagaggggataagagggggaggagaggggataagaggggataagagggagaggagatggagaggggataagggtgaagagatggagagggggataagggagaagagatggagaggggataaGGGTGAAGGGTGAAGAGATTGAGAGGGGGAtaagggagaagagatggagagggggataagagagaagagatgaagagggggatAAGAGTGGGAGGAGACATGAGTGAGGGATAAAAAAATGCTCTTTTTTTTTAGTCAGCTGTTGCTTTCCATGCTAACCACATATCAATGGTAGTCCTATTCCATGTCATGTCCATGCAAATGTCTTCAATCAGACTGAGGCGCTTATACTCACTATCTGCCATATAGGGTGTAAAACGCATTCAGACCAGTAGAAATATTGGtaggtgtagtagaccagggTACTAACATGTAGAAACATTGGtaggtgtagtagaccagggtactaacctgtagtaacatTGGTAGGTGTAGTAGACCAAGGTACTAACCTGTAGAAACATTGGTAGGTGGAGTAGACCAGGGTACTAACATGTAGAAACATTGGtaggtgtagtagaccagggtactaacctgtagtaacattggcaggtgtagtagaccagggTACTAACCTGTAGAAACATTGGTAGGTGGAGTAGACCAGGGTACTAACCTGGTAGTAATATTGGtaggtgtagtagaccagggTACTAACCTGTAGAAACATTGGTAGGTGGAGTAGACCAGGGTACTAACCTGGTAGTAATATTGGtaggtgtagtagaccagggTACTAACCTGTAGTAATATTGGTAGTTGTAGTAGACCAGGGTACTAACATGGTAGAAACATTGGTAGATGTAGAAGACCAGGGTACTAACCTGTAGAAACATTGGTAGGTGTAGAAGACCAGGGTACTAACCTGTAGAAACATTGGtaggtgtagtagaccagggtactaacatggtagaaacattggtaggtgtagtagaccagggTACTAACCTGTAGAAACATTGGTAGGTGTAGAAGACCAGGGTACTAACCTGTAGAAACATTGGTAGGTGTAGAAGACCAGGGTACTAACCTGTAGAAACATTGGTAGGTGTAGAAGACCAGGGTACTAACCTGTAGAAACATTGGTAGGTGTAGAAGACCAGGGTACTAACCTGTAGAAACATTGGtaggtgtagtagaccagggTACTAACCTGTAGTAATATTGGtaggtgtagtagaccagggTACTAACATGGTAGTAATATTGGTAGGTGTAGAAGACCAGGGTACTAACCTGTAGAAACATTGGtaggtgtagtagaccagggTACTAACCTGTAGTAATATTGGtaggtgtagtagaccagggTACTAACATGGTAGTAATATTGGtaggtgtagtagaccagggTACTAACATGGTAGTAATATTGGTAGGTGTAGAAGACCAGGGCACTAACCTGTAGAAACATTGGtaggtgtagtagaccagggTACTAACCTGTAGTAATATTGGtaggtgtagtagaccagggCACTAACCTGTAGAAACATTGGTAGGTGTAGTAGACCAAGGTGAATGGAGAGATGATCAATCTGCTGACCATGGTGCTCATCTGTTTACATAACCTCTCTGTGTCCTGACTGATTCGCTGGTCTctggaaacacacacatatttaaaatcacacacacacacacgggcacacacttCAAATCTGTAAATTGTCAaatgagtgagagaggagaggttgaggctatgtgtgtgtgtgtgtgtgtgtgtgtgtatgtgtgtgtgtgtgtgtgtgtatatatgtgtgtgtgtgtgtgtgtgtgtgtgtgtatatgtgtgtgtgtgtgtgtgtgtatatatatgtgtgtatgtgtgtgtgtatatatgtgtgtatgtgtgtatatgtgtgtgtgtgtgtgtatatgtgtgtgtgtgtgtgtgtatatgtgtgtgtgtgtgtgtgtatatgtgtgtgtgtgtgtgtgtgtgtgtatatatgtgtgtgtgtgtgtatatatgtgtgtgtgtgtgtgtgtgtgtgtgtgtgtgtgtgtgtgtgtgtgtgtgtgtgtgtgtgtgtatatgtgtgtgtatatgtgtgtgtgtgtgtgtgtatatgtgtgtgtatatgtgtgtgtgtgtgtgtgtgtgcacgcgtacGGGTTATCAATGTCCTCTCTGAGCACGTTGAGTGTGTAGTAAACGTTCCCCTGGAAGTAAGCTCTGTGGAGACTCTCTGTTAAAGACTTCCTCCAACTCACAGACATCAGACTGCAGATATACTGGTCCACACTCTTCAACTAGGggagagaaaaatatatttaacctGTATTCAAATTGGTTGGGTGAATTTCAAGACAATAAGTCAAAATCTTCACATTCAGAAAATAGCTGATTTTGTAACTTATGAAGTTCAGTCCAGCTGAGTTAACACAATTTCTTCCTTGATACCCAATTCCTGAATGACAActatacctacagtgccttgcgaaagtattcggcccccttgaactttgcgaccttttgccacatttcaggcttcaaacataaagatataaaactgtatttttttgtgaagaatcaacaacaagtgggacacaatcatgaagtggaacgacatttattggatatttcaaacttttttaacaaatcaaaaactgaaaaattgggcgtgcaaaattattcagcccctttactttcagtgcagcaaactctctccagaagttcagtaaggatctctgaatgatccaatgttgacctaaatgactaatgatgataaatacaatccacctgtgtgtaatcaagtctccgtataaatgcacctgcactgtgatagtctcagaggtccgttaaaagcgcagagagcatcatgaagaacaagaaacacaccaggcaggtccgagatactgttgtgaagaagtttaaagccggatttggatacaaaaagatttcccaagctttaaacatcccaaggagcactgtgcaagcgataatattgaaatggaaggagtatcagaccactgcaaatctaccaagacctggccgtccctctaaactttcagctcatacaaggagaagactgatcagagatgcagccaagaggcccatgatcactctggatgaactgcagagatctacagctgaggtgggagactctgtccataggacaacaatcagtcgtatattgcacaaatctggcctttatggaagagtggcaagaagaaagccatttcttaaagatatccataaaaagtgttgtttaaagtttgccacaagccacctgggagacacaccaaacatgtggaagaaggtgctctggtcagatgaaaccaaaattgaactttttggcaacaatgcaaaacgttatgtttggcgtaaaagcaacacagctcatcaccctgaccacaccatccccactgtcaaacatggtggtggtggcagcatcatgatttgggcctgcttttcttcagcagggacagggaagacggttcaaattgatgggaagatggatggagccaaatacaggaccattctggaagaaaacctgatggagtctgcaaaagacctgagactgggacggagatttgtcttccaacaagacaatgatccaaaacataaagcaaaatctacaatggaatggttaaaaaataaacatatccaggtgttagaatggccaagtcaaagtccagacctgaatccaatcgagaatctgtggaaagaactgaaaactgctgttcacaaatgctctccatccaacctcactgagctccagctgttttgcaaggaggaatgggaaacaatttcagtctctcgatgtgcaaaactgatagagaaataccccaagcgacttacagctgtaatcgcagcaaaaggtggcgctacaaagtattaacttaagggggctgaataattttgcacgcccaatttttcagtttttgatttgttaaaaaagttttaaatatccaataaatgtcattccacttcatgattgtgtcccacttgttgttgattcttcacaaaaaaatacagttttatatatttatgtttgaagcctgaaatgtggcaaaaggtcgcaaagttcaagggggccgaatactttcgcaaggcactgtagattacGCAATGACGAGTGCACTTTCAGGTCAGGTCCTATAACACCCAGTGAGTGGTTGGAATGACCTCATAAAAAACAGTCACACAGCAGTCAGTGAAGTGTATTTGCTGACAATGTAGTCAGTCCCTTTCAGCATGGACCCCAGCTAACAATTCTAAGGTGTTAGAACGTTTTTGTAATGTTCTCCTGATGTGCGAGGGTCCAGTGTTCCGTTAGTTAGGGGAAAATTCTATGTATGTTAAGTGAAAATCTCCGGAGAacctattgagcatgttttggcgttaggggttaggagaacaACTCCCTCAatgtcaaacaaaacaaaacctATAAAAACGTGGTTACCGTGTTCTCAGAATATTCTATATTAAATATTCTGGACACGTTTCATGGGATGTTACAAGAACGTccatgtgtccagttttctgtgggTTTAGGTTGAGGATTCCGTCAACGtcccaccaaacacacacagaaaatagtTGCCGTGTTCTCAGAGAATAATACATTCATGTtcatgttctagacacgtttcattgAAACATTGTGTCCAAGTGTCCAAGGACGTTTAAAACATAGGACGTTCTGTCATCGTCCCCTGCAGGGTTTTTGACTTGTTCCGGTGACGTCCCTAAAGACATTTTTAGGACGTCGCCTGATGGTCCTCATGAGACATTTTCTTTCAGATTTAGTTTTTTATTACACATCACCCCTTCTTACTGTTGCCAAGCCCATTtaggccctgattggtgaaccactgatccattcaCAGCTCTTTGTCTGTTCTGTTAGACATTAAGGGgaatggtctcttggaaacaGTCCTTGCACATCACTGCAACATTTCTATGAAAACGTTAGGCAACATTCTCTAAATGTTGTGGGAACGTTTGTTGTTAGCTGGGGTAAAACGTGACGGTTTATGGAGTGAGAATAAAACGTTATCAAATTAAAAATGGTTTCAGGTTGCCCACACTGGTGAAGTTGGCAACTGGTCAACGTGCTTGAGAActagtgatttgatttgattagtgaaCTACTCACTGTGGAGTTGAGCAGTATAAGCAGGAAGGCCAACCCTGCGAGGTTCTTGAACGCACCATAGTCCTTGTCAGACAGGGCCTCATAGAACTGACTGGGGATGACTCCCACCTGGTAAATGATCATCTGTTCTGAGGAGAGGGAAAGACGAGTCGGCAAACTGTTAGCGTTGCctctcaaatggcaacctattcccttcatagtgcgcactacttttgatgagAGCCCATGGGGACCGTAGGTGACATGGTCAAAAAAGcaatgcactataaagggaatttgGGATGCACACTTAGACGCGTGGGCTTGTGAAATAAGGCTTTAGTTAGTCCCATAActttacacaacaacaacaacaacaacaacaatctcAGGTTTTACAGAAATATTTGGTACCTTCTGATTCCAGGAATATTCCAACTgggatttattttttacattttttttttaaactggggAATTTTATTTGAAAGTTATGAAGATTTTGCAACACTAGCTGCAGCCTTGCATTGTGCCTGTGTGATTGATTCATAgatgattattatttatttttttaaagttacaTAGTGAACAATACAATAGTCATCAATAGTCTTACAAACATAACCCTTTCCTCTAATCTGATATCAAGAGCACTAAAAGCTCCTGACAGCCATCAGTCAATACAGAGACGTTGACCTAAATACCTGACTGAGATGTCTTTCAGTTCACCCCAATACGTCTCCATTTATCTAGTAGGCAGACAACTACAAGAATGTGCCCTGTCGTCACTTCTCTTGCCAACCCCACATTTATTGATCTCTCCAACATTTGTTTGATCACTGATCACTTTATTGGAGTACTCCGTTTACCTCAACCCCCCATATGAATAAGGCACAGTCTTATTTTATAAGTTAAGACGGAGCCTATCTTTCCCATTTATTTGTGAACATAAAGTGACCCGGAAGCTGACCATACCTGTGAGTGTGACATAAAGTGACCCGGAAGCTGACCATACCTGTGAGTGTGACTCCCACCAATGTCCCCAACATCAGTACGTTCTGACTGGACCATGATGGGAAGAGAACCCTCTGGATGCTGCAGAACCTCTGGACAAACCTCCAGTCTAGTTTGGGCCTtctgggtcacacacacacacacacacacgtatatatatTATTTGTGGGTCATACTAGCACCATACCAGCTACCCATCTCAAAACACCTTGACTGGGCAAACTAGCAGCTAATAGTAGGCTATTGCGTTAGCTAGCTGAACATGAACATTTCTGCTCATGACAAGGCATGACCACAGGTCCAGCCGTAATAGATTAGTTATGTACATTATGGAGCATGCTATTGAAATATAGATCAATATTCTATTGTCAATGTCGATGCACTGAAATAGTCCATTTAATTAAGCAAAAGAGAAAAACATCAAGCCAACACAAACCCACCCACCAGCACCCAGCGGATGCATTAGGACCAATTAATCACCTGTCATGAAGCTGAGCTAATGATTAAAAACACTTACCTTTTCATCCCTTTGCCACTCGCAAGTGGTGGCATCTGCACAGTATTATCCAAAGAAAATCACAGTGGGCTATTTTCTGACTTGTATAAACTAACTGGAGATATCAGTGGAGTGATTTCACAACTAGTCCCTGTGATAGTCACAGTAAGACCACGACAAAAggtttaaaacatatatatatatatgtatatataataacCAGGAAGCAAGCTGCTAAAAATGTCACTGTGAAGTTGGTTTATAACTGACCCAAGATAAGCCACAGCCTCTCGTTTCCGATGGTAGAAATCGAATCATAGTGGGCGGGGCCAAGTACTGGgatagcgagatcctattggtgcGTTCGAGCTGTTCTtagcatatttccgttagggaacgcctactatGTGAAAGGCACGTGTGCAATAACGCAATTCGCCCTTTCACACCTTGTAAACAAcgcagttttaaaaaaaaaaactttggcaaagggtaatgtctacaaaacttagtccactctgttcgtaaAATATTCTAGTTTTTATAACAGAAAATTGTATTGAGATCAagtgtttcatcgatgagaaaattaGCAAAATATCGGATAAAAtccatctcgctccatcttctcccactaaCGGCCGCTGGGCTTCCTCACATGACCGAATTTGTGACGTTTGGAaatgccaaccggatgcttcagatttatacatccggtgaaacatCTGACTCATTGTTCTATATGTGACTTTACTTTACGGCCGTCAAAAACAAATGAACCATTATTGTTTGTCTTGGTTGTCACCCGATGTGTTAGTtcactagctacagtagctagacatgtgggaaaatatatttttcGGAGTGTGGAAGTTTTGCTTTGTTTACATTTAGGGGAAAACGGTAGAAGAAGAATGCATGATGAGGTTCCACTGTTCTAAAATGCacgctgccatctagtggacaactTGAATCAACACAATTTGTTCTTTGGTGACTGTGGTGatgtgtataatactgtatagcaTGATCATATATTTGAAGAGATTCatcttattatttgtattttttcaaaGACAACTTTAATAATATTTTTTAAGAAGAAAAACAAAAAGAGACATGTAGTATTGTCCTATGCATATACCACTGTTGTAATTCCAGAATAGTGCACTGGAGACACCATGCTCTCTACCCCATAACAcgggtgcctgaccagtaacacgctccccacggtaagcacgaggagttggctcaggcccccccaaaaaatgttttggggggggctgcctctcgggcttccgtacCAGCCGTGTACCCTCAAATCGACGCCGTTCCTTCTTACGGGTCTCGTTTCCATCCCCCTCTAAACTGCAGGGCCAAAGGGGTTCGTAACAGGTGCGATTACAATCTCGCTCTGTGAGAACCTACCCCAAACAACACTTACTCAACCACATGACTCCCACCAACGTCCCCAACATCAGTACGTTCTGACTGGACCATGATGGGAAGCGAACCCTCTGGATGCTGCAGAACCTCTGGACAAACCTCCAGTCTAGTTTGGGCCTGTGTGACCAGTAAAATAAACATATACCATATCAATAAACTGAGGAGAAGCTTTTAATTTCAAAAGTTGTtccattttatttacattttataatTCAAATCACTTCATGAATTGAGGGTCTTCAATTCTAATTGACCTCAACcctgatacacacacatattAGGATGAAACATTTCTTAGCCTAATCGGTGTCTGGGAAACAACACAATCACATTGGTCTTTTGATGCTGTCAAAGATTAGGCTATTAGCTACGAGACAATACCTTTGAGACTAATTGAATACTAGTAGGCAAACATTTCTCCATTTATCAATCAATACCTGACAAATAAATCTTACCCGCTCACTCCTTTCACACCCCTCAAAGGCAATGGTGGCATTTTCAGAAAATTActtaaattttttttaaacttaaaaaaagaaagaaataatgtattttttaaaattactTGTAGTTGACTTGGCAGAAGAGAAGATAATATGTAGCACTCCATCCGCGCACCTTTCCAGAGAGAGCCGTCAACCCTAGAGATGTCGTATGGCCTGTTCTTGCCTGGAATATCTGGTTTTCCTTTAAATGTGAACGGTGTAACGAGGAAATACCTTGTACACAGTATTTAGCCAGAGAGCATCGTACTGTATTCAGGTGACAGAAGCAGAAGGCCTCACCCTGTTTCACTGTCACTATATCGTTTGTGATTAAActcctgtaaaaaaataaaaaataataatagctTATATAAAATGTCTGTGTATAGGCCCTAATGTACAATATGTCTCCCCTTCCATTGAAAAAAGTATGCACTTCTGCTATGGCCACATTCATTTGCATATTCTAAACACAGGCTTGGCTGTTTAGATGTAATGTGGAGCCACCAGAGCTTCCTGCGTTTACACATTTCCCCCATCAACCAATAAACCGTCTTCAAAAGGTTTTCAAACATTTGTTATTTAATCGACATATATTGTGTCAGAAATGTATATCGTAATAGTGTTGCATAAGGTTAAGAGGAAttcagaaaataaaaaaaaaacgtaatatGAAATTGTGACAATTCGGGCAGGCTATCCCTCATtgagcacagatgtcagttcaacgtctagttttgattgacatttggttgagttgtcaactaatgtgaattcaacaaaaaatgtcaccgtgtcattggatttaggtaaaGAAACGGTGTGCGAAAAAATACTAAATTCCCTTacgttgaagactcttcttttcTTCTTtcaaatacaattatattttccacatcatcacactgagctaggatctggtctgccttatgaatggacaggggggggggcttatcaaggatctggtctgccttatgaatggacagggggcggcttatcaaggatctggtctgccttatgaatggacaggggggggggcttatcaaggatctggtctgccttatgaatggacagggggggggcttatcaaggatctggtctgccttatgaatggacagggggcggcttatcaaggatctggtctgccttatgaatggacaggggggggggcttatcaaggatctggtctgccttatgaatggacaggggggggcttatcaaggatctggtctgccttatgaatggacagggggcggcttatcaaggatctggtctgccttatgaatggacagggggcggcttatcaaggatctggtctgccttatgaatggacagggggcggcttatcaaggatctggtctgccttatgaatggacagggggcggcttatcaaggatctggtctgcctaatgaatggacagggggcggcttatcaaggatctggtctgcctaatgaatggacagggggcggcttatcaaggatctggtctgccttatgaatggacagggggcggcttatcaaggatctggtctgccttatgaatggacagggggcggcttatcaaggatctggtctgccttatgaatggacagggggcggcttatcaaggatctggtctgcgGCTTATGAGGATCTGGTCtgacagggggcggcttatcaaggatctggtctgccttatgaatggacagggggcggcttatcaaggatctggtctgccttatgaatggacagggggcggcttatcaaggatctggtctgccttatgaatggacagggggcggcttatcaaggatctggtctgccttatgaatggacagggggcggcttatcaaggatctggtctgccttatgaatggacagggggcggcttatcaaggatctggtctgccttatgaatggacagggggcggcttatcaaggatctggtctgccttatgaatggacagggggcggcttatcaaggatctggtctgccttatgaatggacagggggcggcttatcaaggatctggtctgccttatgaatggacagggggcggcttatcaaggatctggtctgccttatgaatggacagggggcggcttatcaaggatctggtctgccttatgaatggacagggggcggcttatcaaggatctggtctgccttatgaatggacagggggcggcttatcaaggatctggtctgccttatgaatggacagggggcggcttatcaaggatctggtctgccttatgaatggacagggggcggcttatcaaggatctggtctgccttatgaatggacagggggcggcttatcaaggatctggtctgccttatgaatggacagggggcggcttatcaaggatctggtctgcctcaaggatctggtctgccttatgaatggacagggggcggcttatcaaggatctggtctgccttatgaatggacagggggcggcttatcaaggatctggtctgccttat
Coding sequences within it:
- the LOC139396596 gene encoding lysosomal cobalamin transporter ABCD4-like isoform X1, producing the protein MPPLASGKGMKRRPKLDWRFVQRFCSIQRVLFPSWSSQNVLMLGTLVGVTLTEQMIIYQVGVIPSQFYEALSDKDYGAFKNLAGLAFLLILLNSTLKSVDQYICSLMSVSWRKSLTESLHRAYFQGNVYYTLNVLREDIDNPDQRISQDTERLCKQMSTMVSRLIISPFTLVYYTYQCFYSTGWIGPVSIFGYFIVGTITNKILMGPIVSTLFEQEKLEGDFRFKHMQIRSNAESAAFYRAGKVEHMRTDRRLQTLLRCQKSLMNKELWLYIGVNTFDYLGGILSYIIISIPIFSGVYNNLSPGELSALISKNAFVCIYLISCFSQLIDLSTTLSDVAGYTHRIGELREVMDDILRTRCDYDPASGDSYDFDSDKVHSGPVDTAFILDCVSYKSPFSEQLLVEELSIKISQGSNLLVVGNTGTGKTSLLRVLNRLWEADSGYVQMTTCFGPRGILFLPQKPYLTDGTLREQVIYPLKEIYPVSGSVDDERIIQYLELAGVSSLLKRTGGLDEPVDWNWYDVLSPGEMQRLCFARLFYLQPKYAVLDEATSALTEDAEGQMYRGCKQLGMTLVSLGHRRSLEKYHDVSLKLCGEGRWELTKLKQE
- the LOC139396596 gene encoding lysosomal cobalamin transporter ABCD4-like isoform X2, encoding MPPLASGKGMKRPKLDWRFVQRFCSIQRVLFPSWSSQNVLMLGTLVGVTLTEQMIIYQVGVIPSQFYEALSDKDYGAFKNLAGLAFLLILLNSTLKSVDQYICSLMSVSWRKSLTESLHRAYFQGNVYYTLNVLREDIDNPDQRISQDTERLCKQMSTMVSRLIISPFTLVYYTYQCFYSTGWIGPVSIFGYFIVGTITNKILMGPIVSTLFEQEKLEGDFRFKHMQIRSNAESAAFYRAGKVEHMRTDRRLQTLLRCQKSLMNKELWLYIGVNTFDYLGGILSYIIISIPIFSGVYNNLSPGELSALISKNAFVCIYLISCFSQLIDLSTTLSDVAGYTHRIGELREVMDDILRTRCDYDPASGDSYDFDSDKVHSGPVDTAFILDCVSYKSPFSEQLLVEELSIKISQGSNLLVVGNTGTGKTSLLRVLNRLWEADSGYVQMTTCFGPRGILFLPQKPYLTDGTLREQVIYPLKEIYPVSGSVDDERIIQYLELAGVSSLLKRTGGLDEPVDWNWYDVLSPGEMQRLCFARLFYLQPKYAVLDEATSALTEDAEGQMYRGCKQLGMTLVSLGHRRSLEKYHDVSLKLCGEGRWELTKLKQE